A region from the Mya arenaria isolate MELC-2E11 chromosome 2, ASM2691426v1 genome encodes:
- the LOC128221701 gene encoding cytochrome P450 3A4-like, with the protein MFFIALLLAVVVSGYLFLKWHFSVFKRLAIPGPDPCLVTGNLLPILKRGQLEAMCSWERQYGRVFGYYEGWTPVISVADPDILREILVKDFNNYRSRKPFPLAPRKSLGLFLENGDQWKRSRASLTPAFSTGKLRQMFSQINDSVDHLVCNTEGKCGESFDIYNLYQRLTLDVIGRCAFGLQTNVQTDENDDFLLNIRVLFDGLSKTIIQPLVMLVPFFSHFLFALKNLVFLFGMNPVMRLRNQMREVVRVRKQMGHENIMPDLVQLMVFPNCEGSKSTRKNIEPMSDREIVAQSMTFLLAGYETTSAVLAFLTHALATNDDVQNKLCEEVDEVLKSKEVTYEMVNKMPFFDTVIDEVCRLYPTASMIVTRVGAKERVYNGVRLPAGMAIQGNVWALHRDPELWEEPEEFRPERFSAENKPNIKPYSYLPFGAGPRMCIGMRFALLEIKVAVGRILQNFTFAKSCETTDKLTLITRGAIVPRNGVNLKVMRRHSI; encoded by the exons atgtttttcattgcgTTACTTCTTGCTGTCGTTGTGTCTGGTTATTT GTTCCTAAAGTGGCATTTCTCGGTGTTCAAACGTCTGGCTATCCCCGGGCCAGACCCATGCCTGGTGACCGGGAACCTCCTACCCATTCTGAAACGG GGTCAGCTGGAGGCGATGTGCAGCTGGGAGCGTCAGTACGGGCGCGTGTTCGGCTACTATGAAGGCTGGACGCCCGTCATCTCCGTGGCCGACCCGGACATTCTTCGGGAAATTCTCGTCAAAGACTTCAACAACTACCGCTCTAGAAAG CCATTTCCACTGGCGCCGCGGAAATCCCTTGGTCTATTTTTGGAGAACGGTGACCAATGGAAGCGCAGTAGGGCATCCTTGACCCCGGCGTTCAGTACTGGGAAACTCCGGCAGATGTTCTCACAGATTAATGACAGTGTGGACCATCTCGTTTGTAACACTGAGGGAAAATGTGGAGAGTCATTTGATATTTACAA TCTGTACCAGCGACTGACCCTTGACGTCATCGGCAGGTGCGCGTTCGGTCTGCAGACGAACGTTCAGACGGACGAAAATGACGACTTCCTACTGAACATCCGGGTACTGTTTGACGGGCTCTCCAAAACCATCATACAACCGCTTGTCA TGTTGGTGCCGTTTTTCTCCCACTTCCTGTTCGCGCTGAAGAACCTGGTGTTTCTGTTCGGAATGAACCCAGTCATGCGCCTCCGGAATCAGATGCGGGAAGTGGTCAGGGTCAGGAAACAGATGGGG CACGAGAACATTATGCCAGACCTAGTTCAATTGATGGTGTTTCCAAACTGCGAGGGTTCCAAAAGCACGAGGAAAAACATCGAGCCAATGAGCGACCGAGAAATCGTCGCACAGAGTATGACTTTCCTATTGGCTGGTTACGAAACTACGTCAGCAGTTCTTGCGTTCTTGACGCACGCGCTCGCAACAAATGACGACGTACAGAACAAATTATGCGAAGAAGTGGATGAGGTTTTAAAAAGCAAAGAAGTAACATACGAAATGGTGAACAAAATGCCCTTCTTTGATACAGTCATTGATGAAGTCTGCAGGCTCTACCCAACCGCCTCAAT GATAGTAACGCGTGTCGGCGCCAAGGAGCGGGTGTACAATGGCGTACGGCTCCCGGCGGGCATGGCCATCCAGGGGAACGTGTGGGCCCTCCACAGGGACCCGGAATTATGGGAGGAACCTGAGGAATTCCGACCGGAAAG ATTCAGTGCTGAAAACAAGCCGAACATTAAGCCCTACAGTTACCTCCCGTTCGGGGCGGGGCCGCGCATGTGTATTGGGATGAGGTTCGCTCTCCTTGAGATCAAGGTCGCGGTTGGAAGGATTCTTCAGAACTTTACGTTCGCCAAGTCCTGTGAAACTACG GACAAACTGACCTTGATCACACGTGGCGCGATCGTTCCCAGAAATGGTGTGAATCTAAAAGTCATGAGACGTCACTCCATTTAG
- the LOC128221713 gene encoding L-xylulose reductase-like, giving the protein MEISFKGKRALVTGGGRGIGKSIAQALLKCGAEVIVFEKIEEDLNKFKQEEPSIVAVAVDLSDWEATRRAVEAAGAVHLLVNSAGVAAITPFLEVTKKEIDWVFSVNFQAIVNVSQVVARGMVERGEGGAIVNISSMTTNVAFPEHTSYCSSKGAVDTLTRVMALELGPHQIRVNAIHPTIVMTDMGRRAWEDPKKHMKYLVRTPMGHFAEPTDISDGTMYLLSDMAKMVNGTILHIDGGLTSN; this is encoded by the exons ATGGAAATTAGCTTCAAAGGAAAACGGGCCCTCGTGACGGGCGGAGGCAGAG GTATTGGGAAGAGTATTGCCCAGGCGTTACTCAAGTGCGGGGCGGAGGTGATCGTGTTTGAGAAGATTGAGGAAGACCTCAACAAGTTTAAACAAGAG GAACCGAGTATCGTGGCGGTGGCAGTGGACCTGTCAGACTGGGAAGCGACACGGCGGGCTGTGGAGGCCGCGGGAGCTGTGCACCTGCTCGTCAACAGCGCCGGTGTCGCCGCAATCACTCCGTTTCTTGAGGTTACGAAGAAGGAAATCGACTg GGTGTTCAGTGTGAACTTTCAAGCCATCGTCAATGTGTCACAG GTGGTAGCCCGGGGTATGGTGGAGCGAGGGGAGGGCGGGGCGATCGTTAACATCTCAAGTATGACCACCAATGTGGCCTTCCCCGAGCACACTTCCTACTGTTCCTCTAAGGGTGCCGTGGACACTCTTACCCGCGTAATGGCACTTGAACTGGGCCCACACCAG ATCCGTGTGAACGCCATTCACCCGACCATCGTGATGACGGACATGGGGCGGCGGGCGTGGGAGGACCCCAAGAAGCACATGAAATACCTCGTCCGTACTCCCATGGGTCACTTTGCAG agCCGACGGATATATCCGACGGAACGATGTATCTACTGAGTGACATGGCCAAAATGGTTAACGGTACAATCCTTCATATAGACGGCGGACTGACGTCCAACTAA
- the LOC128242496 gene encoding transcription factor Atoh8-like, with product MALELTVRHGTVHSPVLVVPTPDFKRYQRQTSLDSELSPSDTPRKNKRKLSEPKRRTTDFSIKRLCPDSPGSACSESGRSEGSTPERSPDDTRESCDNVSPPDMAVERDRLYPHHPHLRPPVMYPDMRHNPYFIPPFYYGRIPPGFPAPVGHLPGFPGMGVGIPGMATVPSLSAPSQAPGHHHHHHSRASSQEDAGRSGSPPSPSPPPRSRAQQQVHKHKKSHVSTPCSSQTPQPSACPPSPAQEEGDTSSMASPDSPKDGKKCNRKNYKNMTRERRVEANARERSRVHTISAAFDGLRHAVPSYSYNQKLSKLAILRIACSYINALSKLTDSDVGSPEIKDVSFADCVDNCTRTIQTEGKARRRH from the coding sequence ATGGCACTTGAACTGACCGTTCGACATGGGACCGTGCATTCACCCGTGCTTGTTGTGCCGACACCGGATTTTAAACGTTACCAGAGACAGACTAGTCTAGACTCCGAGCTGTCCCCTTCGGATACTCCCCGGAAAAATAAACGGAAATTAAGTGAGCCTAAAAGGCGGACAACGGATTTTAGCATTAAACGTTTGTGTCCGGACTCCCCGGGCAGTGCGTGTTCGGAAAGTGGGCGAAGCGAGGGAAGTACCCCAGAACGAAGTCCCGACGACACCAGAGAGTCTTGTGACAATGTTAGTCCGCCGGATATGGCGGTTGAAAGAGACCGACTGTATCCACATCACCCTCACCTTCGACCGCCAGTCATGTACCCCGACATGAGGCACAATCCATATTTCATTCCTCCGTTCTATTACGGGCGTATACCACCAGGATTTCCGGCGCCCGTTGGACATTTACCTGGCTTTCCGGGCATGGGCGTCGGTATCCCCGGCATGGCGACTGTACCTTCATTGAGTGCACCCAGCCAGGCTCCAGggcaccaccaccatcaccactcTCGGGCTTCTAGTCAGGAGGACGCCGGTCGTTCCGGTTCTCCGCCCTCACCCTCCCCGCCACCTAGGTCGCGCGCACAGCAGCAGGTGCACAAACATAAAAAGTCACACGTGTCTACCCCGTGTTCATCTCAAACGCCACAACCAAGTGCTTGTCCCCCATCCCCCGCTCAGGAGGAGGGGGATACGTCCAGTATGGCGTCACCGGACAGTCCTAAGGACGGGAAAAAGTGCAACAGGAAAAACTATAAGAACATGACACGTGAACGTCGCGTGGAAGCGAATGCACGTGAGCGTTCGCGCGTGCATACCATCAGTGCAGCATTCGATGGACTCCGGCACGCCGTGCCGTCATATTCCTACAACCAGAAACTTTCAAAACTGGCTATTTTACGCATTGCATGTAGTTACATAAACGCTCTTAGCAAACTGACGGACTCCGACGTTGGTAGTCCAGAAATTAAAGATGTGTCGTTCGCAGATTGTGTGGACAACTGCACTCGGACAATACAAACTGAAGGAAAGGCGCGAAGGCGTCATTAG
- the LOC128225266 gene encoding peroxisomal membrane protein PMP34-like, whose product MSKKKLAELKFLPVVYTVEDDMKNGGMSNVFSYNNLVHAVAGAVGSVVSMTVFYPLDTARTRLQVDDKRKAKHTHSVLADIVQQEGFLSLYRGLVPVVTTLCCSNFVYFYTYNSLKTVFLGADMKTSPGKDLTIAFVSGVVNVLVTTPLWVVNTRLKLQGAHMETEEMHENTGSRYKGILDCLIKIVREEGLSALWNGTKPSLVLATNPAIHFMVYEAVKRYFQHYFRQTELSGFMYFIIGAIAKTVATVVTYPLQIIQSRMRASYKKEKKSHSIIGALSDIMRVSGLTGLYKGMEAKLLQTVLTAALMFMVYEKLASATFRVMGLEYVRPATVR is encoded by the exons ATGTCTAAGAAAAAACTTGCAGAATTAAAGTTTCTACCAGTGGTATATACAGTTGAAGACGATATGAAAAATGGAGGAATGTCAAACGTCTTTTCTTACAACAACTTGGTCCATGCTGTGGCTGGAGCTGTG GGAAGTGTTGTCAGTATGACAGTGTTTTACCCATTGGACACGGCCAGGACTCGACTGCAAG TTGATGACAAGAGGAAAGCCAAGCACACACATTCAGTGTTAGCTGATATTGTACAGCAAGAGGGATT ccTATCCTTATACAGAGGTCTAGTTCCCGTGGTTACGACCCTATGTTGCTCAAACTTTGTCTACTTCTACACATACAACAGCTTGAAGACGGTCTTCCTTGGTGCTGATATGAAAACCAGCCCTGGGAAGGACCTCACAATTGCATTTGTATCAG GTGTGGTGAATGTGTTGGTGACCACACCACTGTGGGTTGTGAATACACGACTCAAGCTTCAGGGTGCGCATATGGAGACGGAGGAGATGCATGAGAATACGGGCAGCAGATACAAGGGCATTCTAG ACTGTCTAATCAAGATAGTGAGAGAGGAGGGTTTGTCTGCATTGTGGAATGGGACCAAGCCATCGTTAGTGCTTGCCACAAATCCTGCCATTCATTTCATGGTGTACGAGGCAGTGAAACGTTACTTCCAGCATTACTTCAGGCAAACT GAGTTGAGTGGATTCATGTACTTCATTATCGGTGCCATAGCGAAAACTGTAGCCACTGTTGTCACATATCCACTACAGATCATCCAGTCTAGAATGAGG gctaGTTacaaaaaggagaaaaaatcCCACAGTATTATTGGTGCTTTGTCGGATATTATGAG GGTAAGTGGGCTGACGGGTCTTTACAAGGGTATGGAAGCCAAGCTTCTACAGACTGTGTTGACCGCAGCCCTCATGTTCATGGTGTACGAGAAGCTTGCATCCGCCACTTTCAGGGTTATGGGGCTGGAGTATGTCCGCCCAGCCACCGTCAGATAG